One region of candidate division KSB1 bacterium genomic DNA includes:
- the carA gene encoding glutamine-hydrolyzing carbamoyl-phosphate synthase small subunit produces MNAKLILEDGTTFSGRAFGWTGSVAGEVVFNTGMVGYPECFTDPSYKGQILVLTYPLIGNYGVPSERSMGGISSFFESNQIQISALIVSEFSANFSHWSSSLSLDRWLQSQKIPGLASVDTRALTQKLRSAGSMLGKVIYENRDVEFYDPNRINLVAQVSIEKPIHYGDGSALRSPEKLGKKRVAVVDCGCKNNIIRSLLQRGLSVTAVPWDWPLENERFDGIVLSNGPGDPKMCNETVKTVRRLLDKETPIFGICLGSQILALAAGAETYKLKYGHRGQNQPCVLVGSKRCFITSQNHGYAVNEETLPPDWQPWFFNANDGTNEGIRHRSKPFMGVQFHPEASPGPVDTAFLFDEFVKLI; encoded by the coding sequence TCGGTGGCTGGTGAAGTCGTCTTCAACACCGGCATGGTCGGTTATCCTGAATGCTTCACCGACCCCTCCTATAAAGGCCAGATTTTGGTGTTGACGTATCCGCTGATCGGCAACTACGGTGTGCCGAGCGAAAGATCAATGGGTGGCATCAGCAGTTTCTTCGAGTCCAATCAAATCCAAATTTCTGCGCTGATCGTATCGGAATTTTCCGCCAATTTCAGCCATTGGAGCAGCAGTCTCTCGCTGGATCGCTGGCTGCAATCGCAAAAAATCCCCGGCCTCGCCAGCGTGGATACTCGCGCTCTGACGCAAAAATTGCGCAGCGCCGGCAGCATGCTCGGCAAGGTGATTTATGAAAATCGCGACGTCGAGTTTTATGATCCCAATCGCATCAATCTCGTCGCGCAGGTGAGCATCGAGAAACCGATTCATTACGGTGACGGCTCCGCCTTACGGAGTCCTGAGAAGCTGGGCAAAAAACGCGTGGCCGTGGTCGATTGCGGCTGCAAGAACAATATCATTCGCTCGCTGCTGCAGCGCGGCCTGTCGGTGACCGCCGTGCCGTGGGACTGGCCGCTGGAAAACGAGCGCTTCGACGGCATCGTGCTGTCGAATGGCCCCGGCGATCCGAAGATGTGCAATGAAACCGTCAAAACCGTGCGCCGGCTTCTCGACAAAGAAACGCCGATTTTCGGCATTTGCCTCGGCAGCCAAATTCTCGCGCTCGCCGCCGGCGCCGAAACCTACAAGCTCAAATACGGCCATCGCGGCCAAAACCAGCCGTGCGTTTTGGTCGGCAGCAAGCGCTGTTTCATCACCTCGCAAAATCACGGCTACGCCGTGAACGAAGAAACGCTGCCACCGGATTGGCAGCCGTGGTTCTTCAACGCCAACGACGGCACGAACGAAGGCATTCGCCACCGCTCAAAGCCGTTCATGGGCGTGCAATTCCATCCCGAAGCCTCGCCCGGGCCGGTGGATACGGCGTTTTTGTTTGATGAGTTTGTCAAGCTGATTTAA